A stretch of Blautia liquoris DNA encodes these proteins:
- a CDS encoding beta-N-acetylhexosaminidase: MYILPKPAVIEEKDGAFLLNYTAYLVLDDECSRRNWRQTQMLAEKIEEYTGFSLHLTKGQSRKGDIQIGMLHEENNPEGYYKLLIEKDRVQILGTEATVLYGIQTLLQIIEQSGALLPCLEIQDYPQLANRGFYHDATRGRVSKLSYLKKLADQMMRYKLNQLQLYMEHTYLFRDFSEVWRDDTPLTPEEIMELDDYCYDRGIELVPSISTCSHLYKLLRTKQWQDLCELDNPDQERYTGWGKQTHHTIDISNKKSLDLIKNMISEYRPLFRTEKFNICADETFDLGKGKSKEYCDQMGLGKAYVGYVKKLCEHVLSLGCTPMMWGDVILNYPEMLKEFPTETIFLNWAYHSNVTDENTRIFGDKNVKFYNCPGVSGWCRLCNDYEGAYENIRRMAEYAKENHAIGLLNTDWGDYYHTVHPEFSLIGMIYGAQFSWCENKTREELNKEISSLEFGISDRNLPELLTEINKNALFQWNELCIYQENAYDPSNLALAKDARERILKKSVEPKQFNHAQERLLEIKRQLSRIMAEVKPEHRQLLAAYEIAVDGCRYLNQLGNSIQIREDLKNEETDSEITKKDRENLKVKDQELATELEQWFYYYKRLWRSVSEESELSRIQAIMDEYCDYLRS; encoded by the coding sequence ATGTATATTTTACCGAAACCGGCTGTAATTGAAGAAAAGGATGGGGCTTTTTTACTGAATTATACGGCATATCTGGTGCTTGACGATGAATGCTCCAGGAGAAATTGGCGGCAGACGCAGATGCTGGCGGAGAAGATAGAGGAATACACAGGGTTTTCGCTCCATCTGACAAAAGGCCAGTCGCGGAAAGGTGATATCCAAATTGGCATGTTGCACGAAGAAAATAATCCGGAGGGATATTATAAGCTGCTGATTGAAAAGGACCGGGTTCAGATTCTCGGGACGGAGGCAACGGTGCTTTATGGCATACAGACTCTGCTCCAGATCATTGAGCAAAGTGGTGCATTACTCCCATGTCTGGAAATCCAAGATTATCCGCAGCTTGCAAATCGTGGATTTTATCATGATGCCACCAGAGGCCGGGTGTCGAAGTTATCATACCTGAAGAAACTGGCTGACCAGATGATGCGTTATAAACTCAACCAGCTGCAGCTTTATATGGAGCATACATATCTGTTTCGTGATTTCAGTGAGGTCTGGAGAGATGATACACCATTGACACCGGAAGAGATTATGGAATTGGACGATTACTGCTATGATCGTGGAATAGAACTTGTTCCGTCCATCTCTACCTGTAGCCACTTGTATAAATTACTGCGCACAAAGCAGTGGCAGGATCTGTGTGAACTCGATAATCCTGATCAGGAGCGCTACACGGGATGGGGGAAACAGACGCATCACACTATAGACATTTCAAATAAAAAGAGTCTGGATCTGATCAAGAATATGATCAGCGAATATCGCCCACTTTTTAGAACAGAAAAGTTCAATATTTGTGCGGATGAGACGTTTGATCTCGGAAAAGGAAAAAGTAAAGAGTATTGCGATCAAATGGGCCTTGGAAAGGCTTATGTGGGATACGTAAAGAAACTTTGCGAACATGTCCTCTCACTTGGCTGCACACCTATGATGTGGGGGGATGTGATTCTGAATTATCCGGAAATGCTCAAGGAGTTCCCGACCGAGACTATTTTTCTAAACTGGGCTTATCACAGCAATGTGACAGATGAGAATACCAGGATATTTGGGGACAAGAACGTAAAATTTTATAATTGTCCTGGAGTCAGCGGATGGTGCAGGCTTTGCAACGATTATGAAGGTGCCTACGAGAATATCCGGCGTATGGCTGAATACGCGAAAGAAAATCATGCGATCGGACTCTTGAATACGGACTGGGGTGATTATTACCATACAGTTCACCCGGAATTTTCACTGATTGGGATGATCTATGGTGCACAGTTTTCATGGTGTGAAAATAAAACCAGAGAAGAATTAAATAAAGAGATATCCAGTCTTGAATTTGGGATTTCTGACAGAAATTTGCCTGAGCTTTTGACGGAGATCAATAAGAATGCGCTTTTTCAGTGGAATGAACTTTGCATATACCAGGAAAATGCATATGATCCATCGAATCTGGCTTTGGCGAAAGATGCAAGAGAGAGGATTTTGAAAAAATCGGTTGAACCCAAACAGTTTAACCATGCACAGGAACGTCTGCTGGAGATTAAGAGACAGCTTTCAAGGATTATGGCAGAGGTAAAGCCTGAGCATAGACAATTACTGGCGGCCTATGAGATTGCAGTGGATGGATGCAGATATCTAAACCAGCTTGGCAATTCTATTCAGATACGAGAAGATTTAAAAAATGAGGAAACAGATAGTGAAATAACTAAGAAGGATCGTGAGAACTTAAAAGTTAAAGATCAAGAACTGGCTACAGAGTTGGAACAGTGGTTCTATTATTATAAAAGGTTGTGGAGAAGTGTCAGCGAAGAATCGGAATTATCCAGAATTCAGGCCATTATGGATGAGTATTGCGATTATTTACGCAGTTGA
- a CDS encoding alpha-L-fucosidase, with amino-acid sequence MLKYLHEAANVKPTKRQLGWFEMEMYAFIHFGPNTFTDREWGDGTEKESVFNPKNLDCNQWVRAIKQAGMKGMILTAKHHDGFCLWPSKHTEHSVKNSPYQGDVVQEAAEACRRGGIKFGFYLSPWDRNSKYYGTPEYNDYFCSQLEELLTGYGDIFCVWFDNACGEGLNGKKQVYDFPRYINLIRKYQPEAVIFNDFGPDVRWCGNEVGTARHAEWAVVPSELCFHSEVQTGPGPMAEDGDLSYLYNTDQYLGSMPNILYSRGLTFTPAEINMSIRPGWFWHENEGPHSLQRLFSTYLTSAGANSCLNLNIPPNQDGLIDERDVERLREFGDLIYREFGQELLCDVKKEDEPLTQPVYTITLEHPADEIRYVVLREEISQGQRVENFRILAESAGKGQYPLYQGTCIGHKKICQLQDPFAGQNPLLDDSEEKITKIKVQITAARDEVFIRDIKVYG; translated from the coding sequence TTGTTGAAATATTTACATGAAGCGGCGAATGTGAAGCCGACGAAGAGACAGCTGGGATGGTTTGAGATGGAGATGTATGCATTTATCCATTTTGGACCGAATACATTTACAGACAGAGAATGGGGTGATGGAACGGAGAAGGAATCCGTCTTTAATCCAAAAAATCTGGATTGCAATCAATGGGTCCGGGCAATTAAGCAAGCCGGTATGAAAGGCATGATTTTGACGGCGAAACATCACGATGGATTCTGTCTGTGGCCTTCAAAACACACGGAGCACTCTGTGAAAAACAGTCCTTATCAAGGGGATGTAGTGCAGGAAGCAGCCGAGGCCTGCCGGCGCGGCGGTATTAAATTTGGCTTTTACCTGTCCCCATGGGACAGGAACAGTAAATACTATGGAACACCCGAATATAATGACTATTTTTGCAGCCAGCTCGAAGAGTTGCTGACGGGGTATGGAGATATCTTTTGCGTGTGGTTTGACAATGCCTGTGGAGAAGGGTTAAATGGCAAAAAACAGGTCTATGACTTTCCAAGATATATTAACCTGATCCGGAAATATCAGCCGGAAGCCGTGATTTTCAATGATTTCGGACCAGATGTCCGCTGGTGCGGAAATGAAGTCGGAACGGCACGTCATGCAGAATGGGCAGTTGTTCCGTCCGAACTTTGCTTTCATAGTGAAGTCCAGACAGGACCGGGACCGATGGCAGAAGATGGAGATCTTTCGTATCTCTATAATACAGACCAATATCTCGGTTCCATGCCAAATATCCTATATTCCAGGGGCCTGACATTTACTCCCGCGGAGATTAACATGTCGATACGGCCTGGGTGGTTCTGGCACGAGAATGAGGGACCACATTCTCTGCAGAGACTATTTTCGACGTACCTGACCAGTGCAGGTGCAAATAGCTGTCTGAATCTGAATATTCCGCCCAATCAGGATGGACTGATCGATGAACGGGATGTGGAGCGTCTTCGGGAATTTGGTGATTTGATATATCGGGAATTTGGTCAGGAACTTCTCTGTGATGTAAAAAAGGAAGATGAACCGTTGACACAGCCGGTATATACGATCACACTGGAACATCCGGCCGATGAAATACGATATGTGGTTCTGCGCGAAGAGATTTCACAGGGACAGAGGGTGGAAAACTTCCGTATTCTGGCAGAATCCGCAGGAAAAGGTCAATATCCGCTCTATCAGGGGACCTGTATCGGACATAAGAAAATCTGCCAGCTGCAGGATCCTTTTGCAGGACAAAATCCTCTGCTGGATGACAGTGAAGAAAAGATAACTAAAATTAAGGTGCAGATTACAGCTGCAAGAGATGAAGTATTCATAAGAGACATCAAGGTATACGGATGA